The segment CAGGAAGCTGCGCAGCTGCTGCAGGCGGAGTTACAACAATAATTGATATGCCTAATACGATCCCGCCGACAACTACAATAGAGCTGCTCAATGAAAAAAGAATATTGGCTGAGAAATCAATTGTGAATTACGGCTTTCATTTTGGATCAGCTGTTGAAGATATGGATGAAATCAGAAAATTAAAAGACAGCGATGCCGCTTCTGTCAAAGTCTATATGAATGCGACAACAGGCAATCTTCTGATAAATAATGATGAAGCACTGAATTTTATTTTCAAAAACCATAAAATGATTGCATGCCATGCAGAAGGCGAAAATGTTCTGAAAGCAATAAATTTGATCAAAGACACAAAAAATAAGCTATATCTCTGCCACATTTCCACTGAAAATGAGCTTAATATGCTTAAAAAAAACAAAATAAAAAACAAAACTTTTGTTGAAGTTACTCCGCATCATCTTTTTTTAAGCGAGGAAGATGATAAAAATTCATTCTTCAAAATGAAGCCCACTCTAAAGGCAAAAAAAGACCAGGAAGCATTGTGGCTTGCAATTGAAAAAAACAGAGTAGATGCAATTGGCTCTGATCATGCCTCTCATACAATCGAGGAAAAGCAAAAAGAGAATTTTCCCAATGGCATTCCAGGAGTCGAGACAATGCTGCCTTTGCTTTTTAATGCAGTTTTAAACAAAAAATTAGAAGTGGAAAAATTAGTCCAGTTGTGCTGCGAGAATCCGGCTAAAATATTCCAGATAAGAAACAAAGGGGTTATTAAGGAAGGTTATGACGCAGATCTGGTTGTTGTTGACCCAATTCTTGAAAAAGAAGTCAAGAATGAAAATTTATTTACAAAATGCAAATGGTCGCCTTTCAATGGCTGGAAGCTGAAAGGCTGGCCTATGATGACGATTGTCAATGGAAACATTGTCTTTGAAAATGGAAAGATAAATGACATTAAAGCGAAGGAAATAAGCTATATTGTGAAGAACCCTTTTAAAACAGAAAGCGGGGAAATAGAAGCTGAAGAAACAGATGAAGAGGCGATAGAAAATGAAGGCATTCAACCAAAAGAAGT is part of the Candidatus Woesearchaeota archaeon genome and harbors:
- a CDS encoding amidohydrolase family protein, producing MSLFIANADVFVDGKLEKKNILVADGKIKAITDEKAITTSRFIDAAGKVILPGLIDGHVHFREPGLTHKEDFFTGSCAAAAGGVTTIIDMPNTIPPTTTIELLNEKRILAEKSIVNYGFHFGSAVEDMDEIRKLKDSDAASVKVYMNATTGNLLINNDEALNFIFKNHKMIACHAEGENVLKAINLIKDTKNKLYLCHISTENELNMLKKNKIKNKTFVEVTPHHLFLSEEDDKNSFFKMKPTLKAKKDQEALWLAIEKNRVDAIGSDHASHTIEEKQKENFPNGIPGVETMLPLLFNAVLNKKLEVEKLVQLCCENPAKIFQIRNKGVIKEGYDADLVVVDPILEKEVKNENLFTKCKWSPFNGWKLKGWPMMTIVNGNIVFENGKINDIKAKEISYIVKNPFKTESGEIEAEETDEEAIENEGIQPKEVQ